The stretch of DNA TTCAGTTCAGAATTGAACCATGGGAAAATTTAGTGAAAAATTCTTCCAAAATGTATTGGAGCATACATAAGATAGAATATAAGATAGGCCACCATATGACTTCAACAATTCAATCCATGGCATCTTTGTTACCTTCTTCAGCAACCCTCAAAGGGTTTGATCGATGGTTAACTGTATTAGTTTTATCTTACAGAATAAGAATATTAATGCacattataccaaaaaaaagtTAACTAATTGAATTGAGAAGttcaaattttttgtaaaatctAAATTCAATGGTTCGATCTTTGACTTTGGATAtggattattttttaaatctcagGTCAAATGTCTCACCCAATAAAAGTGCCTATAATTCAATGAGATTAGTTATTGCGTTCGACGGTGAAAATCATagattacaccaaaaaaaagaatattaattttatatatgtatatatgtgtgtgcgagAGTTTGAATGAAAACAATTCATCCGGTAAAAAGTAAATAAGTGATAatgaatgataaaaaaaatgtaatttctgaaacatttttttttaaaaataatttgttttatttataaatattgagaactataaatgatataataagaCAACATATAAAGTCAATAAACTTTATTACGCAATTGCCACATAGTATACACCAACatgttttcaaagaaaaaaagaaaaagtatacaCCAACGTTTTTGACAAACCTATTTTGCCCACAGGAGCCAACaccaactaaaataaaatataaatttaaaaaatggtaTAAAATAATCGGATCCATTCTCTTACAGAGTTGAAAATGACTTTATTCTTTACATGGAAGTTAAGTTACTACAGGTTGCTTAGTATAAATCTTGGCCTTGTTATCAATAACTCCACCTTGCTCATAGCCTAAAGGGCTAAAACCTGTGTGTTTCTCTCATCTCAGACATGGCGGTTTCTTGCGGGGGCTAGTCACAAGAATACACCAGGCAATAATGTGCCCTGCTTACAGATATTGGATATAATTTCGTTGAAATGTAAATCTTTCTATAAGTGCTCGATGGATCCTAAAAGCTAAAGTTCAACAAAACTGAGAGACGCGAGTAGTAACAACTTCAGGTGTGAGACAGAGATCATAGTGGGAGGGTAACATTGAACATTAATAGACTCCAAATACAAGTATACAGCGATTGCAGGGCTGATCCATATTGACATGTTGTTTGTACATATACTTACAGGTCAGTGAATGTATGTATAACAGCTATGAACTGTTTGGAAAGGGATACGAGAGGCAAAATTGTTGAGAGTAACTAGAATGGATTCAATTTGGTGGAGCTGGTATCGAAGTAGTAGTTTTTATGGTCTAAAATAGACTGATATAATCACCTTTCCAGTGTTTTCTCCAGGATGTGGATCTTGCACTGTGATCTCAGCGCCTGAGCTATAAGAAGTATAATTGGGGGAAAAAAGGAGAGGAAACTGTAAAAACCAACTAATAGTGCTAATAAAAGAATAGTAGTAGAAAACTAAAGACTAGTGGGGaggtaaataaattaattgggCTTTTTACCTCTTTCAACATGGTGAGATGACCCATCTTTTGTTCTGGAACAACAATCTCCACAGTTCTATTTGTTACCCCTTTCACATTAATCCTCTGAGGAAGAAACCCCTCTAAAAAGTCAACTTAAAAGGATTGGAAATTGGAAATACTGACCCTACAAAGTCACCAAGAGATGTCTTTTTACCTGTTTGTTGGACAACAGTTTATGAGGACCCCTGAGGTTGGGCACCAATCTGAGGGGATCCATTTTTTTCAGGATCCATTTCTGGAACCAAATTTAACTGCGCTTCGCCGCTTCATTGTGACTGCTTTTGGGCACTGAAGAGTTTGGATACTGCTCACACGCTACACCCTCAGAGACAAATCTTGAGAAGATATTCTCCCTCAGCTTACCAGTAACTTGAAAGAGGGCAACCTTTACATTATCGTACTCCCCTACAATCTATGGAAGAGGTCAATTCCTGATAGACCCAATAACCATCCAAGTGACAAAGATGAATCTAAAAGCATTTAAGTTTTGCAGTTCATTTATAGTTGCAGATGTGTCTGAAGAAGTTTGGCCGATTCCCTCAATTTCCTATACAATAGAAACTCTTCTTATGTCAACAACCAATGTTGCACACCTTAAAAAATGCACAATCTCGTCAACAACCAATGCTCAATTTCATATTGAACCACTGGTTAACTCAAAGGCAAATCAACATACTAGAAGGACATGAGAATAAGGTACTTTTAGAACAACAGGAACTCACAAACACTAAAAGACAAATGCCTAACCATACTAGAAGCAACTTGAGTTGCATTACCAGACGTCAAAGTTTGTAATGGTTCTAATCAAGTAGATTAAAGTTGAGTATGCTAATACCTTGATCACTTCATCATTTTCTGCATCTAAATTCTGAGGCAGGTCTGTTGGTGATAGCTTTATTTTAACACCAGATGCGATACGTATATCAGTGCCAATTTGTCCTTTGTCATCAATCAGGCATCTGAGCTCATGTCGTGCAACTAGAAGCTTGGCAGTTACAATTGTCTCATTGCATAAACATGAAATTAATCCCCAATCAGAAGCAACCTCCATGGATTTCTCAAAAACTCGGATAACAGCATTTTGGGCAGATGGGCACACTGGATCTCTTTTCTGAAGAAGATTTTCCGGGAATCAATTAAAACACGAGAATGTGTACCAATAGGGAGACAGAGAGAGAATGTTAGACAGCCATCTTGTGTAACCACACTAGCAATAACCAAAAGAAATGAATGTTAATGAATGACAATAGTTTAGATGGAAATCAAAGTGAACCTCGAGCGAAGATATGAATGCAACACGATAGTTGGACCCATGAACTGCAGGATAAAAGCTAATAGCAGCTCCTGTCTCTTTCTCCAAAGCATGGACAACAGTGCCATCACAGCCTATCACACCTCCAGCTGATTTGTTAGAACAGAGTAACCTAAAAGCAATTTTGAGTTGAACATTCTCTTCATCCACGCTAAGAACTCTGTCACGATTTTCATTAATTGGCATCACTCCAGAAGACATGTTAGCCTGTATTCTTCCAGTTGCGCAATCTTGAAGACATCGAGAAACTTCCAGAACTAGTGCTCTCTTCACGCACAAACTTCTACCCATTATCTAGGGACCATTTCAAAATATTCTTAGATGAAGATTAAGAGGTAAAATCTCTTCTTTTCATAATAACCTAACTCTACCTACTGGTCATGTTAATCACAACAGGACTTTTCTCATCCCTTCAAGAAACAAATAAAGGAAATCATTCCCACCCTCGCAACATTAATAGTTAACTTTTCAGGCAAATAATGCAACATTTCTCCGCCATtaacaagaaatttaaaaacatgAATAGATTATGAGGACTGAGGAGAACAAGTATCAATTAAACTATAACAGTTCCAAAGCATCAGATACAATTCAGATTCCCAGTCAAGACTCAAGATAAACCTGAATAATCAACTCCTCGGCCTTGCCGATACAAGCTGGAAGATGTTCCTTGTTCAGAACCTTAATCGTTGCTCCATGGATCCTCCTAATAGCATCAACGTTTTGCCCTGGTGTCTCCCCCATAAGCGCCCTAATGTGAGACGAATCTACAAGCAATCTACACTCGACTACTCTCTCCTCGTCGTCTCCATTCCCTTCCAACTCCAAAATCGTCTCTAAAACCCTAAATAAACCCTCCTGCGCAGCAGAAACAACCACCATCTCCAGCTCACCAGTGCCGTCGTTTAAAAAGATGGCCATCTCAACCGCGGCGCCGCCGGTTACATTGATGACTCGCTCCAGGCACGGCCGGACAGCATTCTCTACGAAGATTCTGCAGCCGGTTTGGCTCCCCAGGTCTCGGACTCCGGCCGCCTTATACCCGATAAGTCCGCTAGGGCAGAGCATGCGGAACTTCATCATCTGCCGCGAATCCAGACGAAGCAGCGTCTCCGACCTGTTCATTAGCCTTTATTTCCGGCGGTTGCAAGAAAGTGAATGGAGTTTTCCTTTCCAGAAAGCGCCGCCGCCGCTATCGACGACGTAGAAGCGTTTTGCCGTCGCCGTTGGGCGGAGACAGCAGGTGGCGCGAGTGTTGGAGCGAAactggtaattttttttttaaataagcaaaaatattattttcataatttatgaaaaaaatctGCAATAGTTCACCTTGTGAACCTACAAAATTGAATTGAGAAGTTCAAATTTTTGTAGTAAAACCCAAATTTCAATGGTAGATTTTTGCTTTAGGTATCGAGTAATCTTAAATTTTCTGATTAGCTTTCCACTCAATAAAGATGATTACAATTCAGCCAGGAAATTAGTCAccctttaaaaataaaaattctaggCCACACTAAAAATATACTAGAAAATTAGTCATTGTTCAAAGATGAAAATTCTGGACTACACAAaaaagtgtgtatatatatatataacatgtatgTATAGTAGAATAAATAAGCGATACTATTCGACCTCTTAAAGATGatttttttatgataaaaaatttattatttgagaaTGTGTATGAAATAAACTTTACTATTATATAATGATTcgtaaatctaaaaaaaaagttatattacaaaaattatatgCAACTAATATAACTTATATTATTGATTGAAGGTACATGCAAATCTTATATTAGTG from Ipomoea triloba cultivar NCNSP0323 chromosome 7, ASM357664v1 encodes:
- the LOC116025026 gene encoding KH domain-containing protein HEN4-like isoform X2; its protein translation is MNRSETLLRLDSRQMMKFRMLCPSGLIGYKAAGVRDLGSQTGCRIFVENAVRPCLERVINVTGGAAVEMAIFLNDGTGELEMVVVSAAQEGLFRVLETILELEGNGDDEERVVECRLLVDSSHIRALMGETPGQNVDAIRRIHGATIKVLNKEHLPACIGKAEELIIQIMGRSLCVKRALVLEVSRCLQDCATGRIQANMSSGVMPINENRDRVLSVDEENVQLKIAFRLLCSNKSAGGVIGCDGTVVHALEKETGAAISFYPAVHGSNYRVAFISSLEKRDPVCPSAQNAVIRVFEKSMEVASDWGLISCLCNETIVTAKLLVARHELRCLIDDKGQIGTDIRIASGVKIKLSPTDLPQNLDAENDEVIKEIEGIGQTSSDTSATINELQNLNAFRFIFVTWMVIGSIRN
- the LOC116025026 gene encoding KH domain-containing protein HEN4-like isoform X1, whose protein sequence is MNRSETLLRLDSRQMMKFRMLCPSGLIGYKAAGVRDLGSQTGCRIFVENAVRPCLERVINVTGGAAVEMAIFLNDGTGELEMVVVSAAQEGLFRVLETILELEGNGDDEERVVECRLLVDSSHIRALMGETPGQNVDAIRRIHGATIKVLNKEHLPACIGKAEELIIQIMGRSLCVKRALVLEVSRCLQDCATGRIQANMSSGVMPINENRDRVLSVDEENVQLKIAFRLLCSNKSAGGVIGCDGTVVHALEKETGAAISFYPAVHGSNYRVAFISSLEKRDPVCPSAQNAVIRVFEKSMEVASDWGLISCLCNETIVTAKLLVARHELRCLIDDKGQIGTDIRIASGVKIKLSPTDLPQNLDAENDEVIKIVGEYDNVKVALFQVTGKLRENIFSRFVSEGVACEQYPNSSVPKSSHNEAAKRS